The following are encoded in a window of Ruminiclostridium herbifermentans genomic DNA:
- the secE gene encoding preprotein translocase subunit SecE, protein MAENETKKVSWFKKTGQGIVKLFKEVKVELKKVIWPNRTQLINNTGTVLLFCFIIGCIIWVSDLAFLQLSKIVFTK, encoded by the coding sequence ATGGCTGAAAACGAGACAAAAAAAGTATCTTGGTTCAAAAAAACTGGACAAGGTATAGTAAAGTTATTCAAAGAGGTTAAGGTTGAATTAAAGAAAGTAATTTGGCCTAATAGAACTCAGCTAATAAACAATACTGGAACAGTGCTTCTATTTTGCTTCATTATAGGATGCATAATATGGGTTTCTGATCTAGCTTTTTTGCAATTATCTAAAATTGTATTTACAAAATAA
- a CDS encoding DUF4340 domain-containing protein, producing MKLYRNAVILIVILGLLIGAYFYISSRQTANSDPLDESIIDDTIYVMKSEREQITSITFNNDNGTFTITKKDDKWSIDPSYDFEVDNLNADGAVTDMSSIVANKVIEENVTDLSKYGLDKPITVKVGLSDGSSKELLVGSYTLTEDGRYCKMSGESKVYLVGTYYTSKFEPTYGYFVKKDILPVDATTLKTFSYEKNGQVQYAVDIVSETEMNIVEPIKEVADTSDVSKMLQAVTQLTINDVVDNNPTDLNKYGLDKPAYVLKFGDATTTKNILFGNYVEKGTIRYAKYAEKNSIFTIDTSPLTFLDTKLEDIIYSFIYLPNIKDVNKVELLIDGKKLVCDITTGEDSSDDKFKVNGTDANMKNEKGDSLFRNMYQGMIGITMQKYEVDAKPSGTPEISIKYHMKDSKIVTVDLISKDSNYYYAVKDGVYTNKVVQKSRLNEKDGLRTTYNELMEALKESEKQ from the coding sequence ATGAAGTTATATAGGAATGCTGTTATACTTATTGTAATTTTAGGACTACTGATTGGAGCATACTTTTATATCAGTAGCAGACAAACAGCCAATTCAGATCCATTAGATGAAAGCATCATTGATGATACAATCTATGTAATGAAATCTGAAAGAGAACAGATTACATCAATAACTTTTAATAATGATAATGGTACTTTTACAATAACAAAGAAGGATGATAAATGGTCAATAGACCCTTCATATGATTTTGAAGTAGATAATTTAAATGCAGATGGTGCTGTTACAGATATGTCTTCTATTGTTGCTAATAAGGTCATAGAAGAAAATGTTACTGACTTATCCAAGTATGGATTGGACAAGCCTATAACAGTAAAGGTTGGACTTTCTGATGGAAGTTCAAAAGAACTTCTGGTTGGTTCATATACTCTTACAGAGGATGGCAGATACTGCAAAATGAGCGGGGAGTCAAAAGTTTATTTGGTTGGTACGTACTATACCAGTAAATTTGAACCTACTTACGGGTATTTTGTGAAGAAAGATATACTACCTGTTGATGCTACGACACTAAAAACTTTCTCATATGAGAAAAATGGACAAGTGCAGTATGCAGTTGATATTGTTTCAGAAACTGAAATGAATATTGTAGAGCCAATTAAGGAAGTAGCAGATACTTCTGATGTATCTAAAATGCTGCAAGCAGTTACTCAACTAACTATAAACGATGTTGTTGATAATAATCCTACTGACCTTAACAAATATGGATTAGATAAACCTGCATATGTGCTTAAATTTGGAGATGCTACTACAACAAAAAATATTCTGTTTGGTAATTATGTTGAAAAGGGTACTATTAGATATGCAAAATATGCAGAAAAGAATAGCATTTTTACTATTGATACTTCTCCATTGACATTCCTTGATACTAAGCTGGAGGATATTATATATTCCTTTATATATTTGCCTAATATAAAGGATGTAAATAAGGTTGAACTGCTTATTGATGGTAAAAAACTAGTATGTGATATAACTACTGGGGAAGATTCTTCAGATGACAAGTTTAAGGTAAATGGAACTGATGCAAATATGAAGAACGAAAAAGGAGATTCCTTGTTCAGAAATATGTATCAGGGTATGATTGGTATTACAATGCAAAAATATGAAGTTGATGCAAAACCATCGGGTACACCTGAAATTTCCATTAAATATCACATGAAAGATTCAAAAATAGTTACAGTAGATTTGATTTCAAAGGATAGTAACTACTATTATGCAGTTAAAGATGGTGTTTATACAAATAAAGTTGTTCAAAAGTCAAGGCTAAATGAAAAAGATGGACTTAGAACAACCTATAATGAATTAATGGAAGCTTTAAAGGAGTCTGAAAAGCAATAA
- the rpmG gene encoding 50S ribosomal protein L33: MRVKITLACSDCKQRNYSNLKNKKNDPDRLEMKKYCKFCHKHTVHKETK, translated from the coding sequence ATGAGAGTTAAGATTACGCTCGCATGTTCTGATTGTAAACAGAGAAATTATTCTAATTTAAAGAATAAGAAAAATGACCCAGATAGACTAGAAATGAAGAAGTACTGTAAATTCTGCCACAAGCATACTGTACACAAGGAAACAAAATAA
- a CDS encoding DUF5711 family protein codes for MDSDSNPKASNIEKPSIEKSSSFFGVIVSLLLIFAITLVAVAVYLKSAGYDFSSFKIKDAITFIKNNKAKSIVASEISFSQDGSVDCKLYKNYIIVLSKDGIKWYNTNGKLIQENAFTLTKPVIRCSDKYMAVADVSGRDIYFYKDKTLLWSKKMDNQIINANVSDDGCCTVVTQSTEYKSTVQVFDINGVDKYTKLCAEDIVIDAKSIHKGQNVLINKVDTNGVKAGSILEFNDIYEEKPFATIAVTDSILPILISSGENEIAVGQNLILFMDKQGKEVWRKSADSLYCIAPNSKKYIIIAGNFNNASGITKQKILVLNRNGEEVYSFDQPENIAGIHIYGDRIALRTKKSVYLYTLDGKKLGQYSSKNEIKDAYLVGNKDAIVISGGVISFVNIAV; via the coding sequence ATGGATTCAGATTCAAATCCTAAAGCTTCTAATATAGAAAAACCAAGTATAGAAAAATCAAGTTCCTTTTTTGGTGTAATAGTGTCACTGCTGCTCATCTTTGCAATAACTCTTGTAGCAGTTGCTGTTTACCTAAAAAGTGCGGGCTATGATTTTTCTTCGTTTAAAATCAAAGATGCCATTACCTTTATAAAAAATAACAAGGCTAAAAGCATAGTTGCCTCAGAAATATCATTTTCTCAAGATGGAAGTGTTGATTGCAAACTATATAAAAATTATATAATAGTGTTATCAAAAGATGGAATTAAATGGTATAACACAAACGGTAAATTAATTCAAGAAAATGCATTTACCCTTACAAAACCTGTTATAAGATGCTCCGATAAATACATGGCTGTGGCTGATGTTTCAGGCAGGGATATTTATTTTTACAAAGATAAAACACTTTTGTGGTCAAAGAAGATGGATAATCAAATAATAAATGCAAATGTAAGTGATGATGGTTGTTGTACAGTTGTCACTCAATCTACAGAGTATAAATCTACAGTTCAAGTTTTTGATATAAATGGTGTGGATAAATACACAAAACTATGTGCAGAGGATATTGTTATTGATGCAAAGTCTATCCATAAAGGTCAAAATGTATTAATTAATAAGGTTGATACAAATGGAGTAAAGGCAGGTTCCATATTAGAATTTAACGATATATACGAGGAGAAACCATTTGCAACTATTGCTGTTACAGACAGTATACTTCCAATATTAATTTCTAGTGGCGAAAATGAAATAGCTGTGGGGCAAAATCTTATTTTATTTATGGACAAGCAAGGTAAAGAGGTTTGGAGAAAGAGTGCTGATTCATTATATTGTATTGCTCCAAATAGCAAAAAATATATAATAATTGCAGGAAATTTTAATAATGCTTCAGGAATAACAAAGCAGAAAATTTTGGTTCTAAATAGAAATGGTGAGGAAGTCTATAGTTTTGACCAACCAGAAAATATTGCTGGAATTCATATATATGGTGACAGAATAGCATTAAGAACTAAAAAAAGTGTTTACTTGTATACATTAGATGGAAAGAAGCTTGGCCAGTACTCATCTAAAAATGAGATAAAAGATGCTTATCTTGTTGGAAATAAAGATGCCATTGTTATATCAGGGGGAGTTATTTCATTTGTAAATATTGCAGTATAA
- a CDS encoding YkvI family membrane protein: MIKGEISNIFKVAFLYMATVIGAGFASGQEIIQFFSKYYNGGFYGALLTGVLFSIIGYAILDRVYSERIKSYDEFLFPMMGYFLGRIMEFIVMLFMSCVLSVMVAGLGSILMELTGIEYRYCVVISAIVCLLAIMTNIKGIVAVSSFLSPFLVVGILFVGIYMIVTKDTSVFSLSNKVVRVTNNWVFSSLLYVSYNTILSTVMLTSVLPYLKTKRVSTWGGILGGGMLCLTVLILNFALYFFYPKSITSEMPVLSILQNNNQLLGNIYSVILILAMYTSAITSGYCLSERIAAKMNINYRIVAVVMCALVIPMSSMGFSSLIATLYPVFGYLGLFLVFVILLQFIKCKLTKA; encoded by the coding sequence TTGATAAAGGGAGAAATAAGTAATATATTTAAGGTTGCTTTTCTTTATATGGCAACAGTAATAGGTGCTGGTTTTGCATCAGGTCAGGAAATAATTCAGTTTTTTTCAAAGTACTATAATGGTGGTTTTTACGGCGCATTATTGACAGGAGTTCTATTTTCAATTATTGGATATGCAATTTTAGATAGGGTTTATTCAGAGAGGATTAAATCTTATGATGAGTTTTTATTTCCCATGATGGGATACTTCTTAGGAAGAATTATGGAATTTATAGTAATGCTGTTTATGTCATGCGTATTGAGTGTTATGGTAGCTGGACTTGGAAGTATATTAATGGAACTAACAGGGATAGAATATAGATATTGTGTTGTAATAAGTGCTATTGTGTGTTTGCTGGCTATTATGACAAATATAAAAGGGATAGTGGCTGTCAGTTCCTTTCTTTCACCCTTTTTAGTTGTAGGTATTTTATTCGTAGGAATTTACATGATAGTAACTAAGGACACATCTGTGTTTAGCCTTTCAAATAAGGTGGTTAGAGTGACTAACAATTGGGTATTTTCATCCCTTCTGTATGTCAGCTACAACACAATTTTATCAACTGTAATGCTAACTAGTGTATTACCCTACCTGAAGACAAAGAGGGTCAGCACATGGGGTGGAATACTTGGTGGAGGTATGCTTTGCTTGACAGTACTGATTTTAAACTTTGCATTGTACTTTTTCTATCCTAAATCAATTACTTCTGAAATGCCAGTATTGAGTATACTACAAAATAATAATCAATTATTGGGAAATATTTATAGTGTTATTTTAATATTGGCAATGTATACATCTGCTATTACATCAGGATATTGCTTATCTGAACGTATTGCAGCAAAAATGAATATAAATTACAGGATTGTTGCAGTAGTAATGTGTGCTCTTGTAATACCAATGTCATCTATGGGGTTCTCAAGCTTGATAGCAACTCTTTATCCGGTATTTGGCTACTTAGGTTTGTTTCTGGTTTTTGTAATTTTACTGCAGTTTATAAAATGTAAGCTAACTAAAGCTTAG
- the ilvB gene encoding biosynthetic-type acetolactate synthase large subunit has protein sequence MMLSGADVIIECLKEQGVDIVFGYPGGQALIIYDALYKARNEITHILTSHEQGASHAADGYARATGKVGVCIATSGPGATNLVTGIATAYMDSVPMVAITGQVPTNLLGKDSFQEVDITGITMPITKHNFIVKDVTQLADTMRKAFAIAREGRPGPVLVDVCKDVTAAMVEYTPKKPEKTDYVSNKYHDISNSAIEEAINAINNAERPVILSGAGVGIASAEEYVRSIAEMADIPVSTSLMGMGTFPGTHQLFMGMVGMHGTKTSNYAFHNSDLVIAIGNRFSDRIVSKVSSFAQKAKIMHIDIDGAEIGKNLNVDYPLVGDVKKILKAIQAGIIKKKNPEWINRINKWKEEYPLRYTYSKDIIRPQYIVERIYELTKGEALITTEVGQHQMWAAQYYKYSRFRQFISSGGLGTMGYGLGACIGAQLARPDKKVINIAGDGSFRMNLNELATAVEYKLPIIIALFNNRALGMVRQWQELFFDSRFSQTSIDRGTDFAALANAFGAKGINVTSPEQVDSAIISALAETNTPVLLNFAIDKDDKVSPIVPPGAALCDVVDC, from the coding sequence ATGATGTTATCAGGTGCTGATGTTATTATAGAATGTTTAAAAGAGCAAGGTGTTGATATAGTATTTGGCTATCCAGGGGGGCAGGCCTTAATTATATATGATGCTTTGTATAAGGCGAGAAATGAGATTACTCATATACTTACATCTCATGAACAAGGTGCATCACATGCAGCAGATGGATATGCACGAGCAACTGGCAAGGTTGGCGTTTGTATTGCAACTTCTGGCCCAGGAGCAACTAACTTAGTTACTGGAATTGCTACAGCATATATGGATTCTGTACCTATGGTTGCAATAACAGGGCAAGTTCCAACCAACTTACTAGGAAAGGACTCCTTCCAGGAAGTTGATATCACTGGGATAACCATGCCAATTACTAAACATAATTTCATTGTTAAGGATGTTACTCAACTGGCAGATACTATGCGCAAAGCATTTGCTATAGCAAGAGAAGGCAGACCTGGTCCGGTTTTAGTTGATGTATGTAAAGATGTTACTGCTGCAATGGTTGAATATACGCCTAAAAAGCCTGAAAAAACCGATTACGTTTCAAATAAATATCATGATATAAGCAATTCTGCAATTGAAGAAGCAATAAATGCAATTAATAATGCTGAAAGACCTGTTATTTTGTCTGGGGCAGGTGTAGGTATTGCTTCAGCAGAGGAATACGTACGCTCTATAGCAGAAATGGCTGATATTCCAGTTAGCACATCGTTAATGGGAATGGGGACATTTCCAGGAACGCATCAACTGTTCATGGGAATGGTTGGGATGCATGGAACAAAGACATCAAACTATGCATTTCATAATTCTGACTTAGTTATTGCTATAGGAAATAGATTTAGTGATCGAATTGTCAGTAAGGTTAGTAGTTTTGCACAAAAAGCAAAAATAATGCATATTGACATTGATGGTGCAGAAATAGGAAAAAACTTAAATGTAGATTATCCGCTCGTAGGAGATGTAAAGAAAATACTAAAAGCAATACAGGCGGGAATTATCAAAAAGAAAAATCCTGAATGGATAAATAGAATTAACAAATGGAAGGAAGAATATCCATTAAGATATACTTACTCAAAAGATATTATTCGTCCCCAATACATTGTAGAGAGGATATATGAATTAACAAAAGGAGAAGCACTTATTACTACTGAGGTTGGTCAACATCAGATGTGGGCAGCGCAATATTATAAGTATAGCAGATTTAGGCAATTTATATCTTCTGGCGGGCTTGGAACAATGGGTTATGGATTGGGAGCATGTATAGGTGCTCAATTGGCAAGACCCGATAAAAAGGTTATAAATATAGCAGGTGATGGCAGTTTTAGAATGAACTTAAATGAACTTGCTACCGCTGTTGAGTATAAACTACCTATTATAATAGCACTGTTTAATAATAGAGCACTAGGAATGGTTAGACAATGGCAGGAACTGTTTTTTGACAGCAGGTTTAGTCAGACTTCTATTGATAGGGGAACTGATTTCGCTGCATTAGCAAATGCTTTTGGTGCAAAGGGAATAAATGTAACATCCCCAGAACAAGTGGATAGTGCTATTATTTCTGCACTAGCAGAGACTAATACACCTGTATTGTTAAATTTTGCAATTGATAAGGATGACAAGGTATCACCAATAGTGCCGCCTGGTGCTGCTTTATGCGATGTGGTAGATTGCTAA
- the ilvD gene encoding dihydroxy-acid dehydratase: protein MKSDIVKKGIEKAPHRSLFKAMGYTDEELERPLIGIANAKNEIIPGHIHLDKITEAVKAGIRMAGGTPIEFGAIGVCDGIAMGHVGMKYSLATRELIADSCEAMGRAHSFDGMVFIPNCDKIVPGMLMAAARINVPAIVISGGPMLSLNRDGKQLDLNSVFEAVGAFKAGKITEDEVCDLENNACPGCGSCSGMFTANSMNCLTEVLGMGLTGNGTIPAVYAERIRLAKQAGMKIMELVEKDIKPSDILTIEAFENALTVDMALGCSTNSVLHLPAIANEAGIQIDLDIINKISSRTPNLCKLAPAGSYHIQDLYAAGGVQAVMKELSSKGLLHTDLITATGKTVKENIQNAKVKDYNVIRSVDNPHSVTGGIAVLKGNIAPDGAVVKRSAVADSMLVHKGPARVFDSEDDAIKAIYNGEIVKGDVVIIRYEGPKGGPGMREMLGPTSAIAGMGLDCDVALITDGRFSGASRGASIGHVSPEAMEGGPIAFIKEGDIVDINIPAGTLNIEVSEEELSKRKASWIAPEPKIKSGYLGRYARMVTSASTGAVLK, encoded by the coding sequence ATGAAAAGTGATATCGTAAAAAAAGGCATTGAAAAGGCTCCACATAGATCACTATTTAAAGCAATGGGATATACAGACGAGGAACTTGAAAGACCTCTTATTGGTATTGCTAATGCAAAAAATGAGATAATTCCTGGACATATACACTTAGACAAAATTACTGAAGCTGTTAAAGCAGGTATAAGGATGGCCGGAGGAACGCCAATTGAGTTTGGAGCCATAGGTGTATGCGACGGAATAGCAATGGGGCATGTGGGAATGAAGTATTCATTAGCTACAAGAGAGCTTATTGCTGATTCCTGTGAAGCTATGGGAAGAGCTCACAGCTTTGATGGTATGGTGTTTATCCCTAACTGTGACAAAATAGTTCCCGGAATGCTTATGGCAGCGGCTAGAATTAATGTGCCAGCGATAGTTATTAGCGGCGGCCCAATGCTTTCGCTAAATAGAGATGGAAAACAGCTGGATTTAAATAGCGTTTTTGAAGCTGTAGGCGCATTTAAAGCAGGGAAAATTACTGAAGATGAGGTATGTGACTTAGAAAACAATGCTTGTCCAGGCTGTGGTTCTTGTTCTGGAATGTTTACTGCTAATTCTATGAATTGCCTTACAGAAGTGCTTGGAATGGGATTGACGGGTAATGGTACTATACCTGCTGTTTATGCTGAAAGAATTAGATTGGCAAAGCAAGCGGGTATGAAGATAATGGAACTGGTTGAAAAAGATATTAAGCCGTCAGACATATTGACAATAGAAGCATTTGAAAATGCACTAACAGTGGATATGGCTCTAGGGTGTTCAACAAACTCTGTATTGCATCTGCCTGCAATTGCAAATGAAGCAGGTATACAAATAGATTTAGATATTATAAATAAAATTAGTTCAAGAACACCAAATTTATGTAAACTCGCTCCTGCTGGAAGCTATCATATTCAGGACTTATATGCAGCAGGTGGAGTACAGGCTGTTATGAAGGAACTTTCATCCAAGGGATTATTGCATACAGACTTAATAACAGCTACTGGTAAGACAGTAAAGGAAAATATTCAAAATGCTAAAGTAAAAGACTACAATGTTATAAGAAGCGTTGACAACCCACATAGCGTTACAGGAGGCATAGCTGTACTCAAAGGAAATATTGCTCCGGATGGGGCAGTAGTTAAGAGATCTGCTGTAGCAGATTCTATGTTAGTACACAAAGGTCCTGCAAGAGTATTTGATAGTGAAGATGATGCTATTAAAGCTATATACAATGGAGAGATAGTAAAGGGCGATGTTGTTATAATTCGCTATGAGGGGCCAAAGGGAGGACCTGGCATGCGTGAGATGCTTGGGCCAACTTCTGCAATAGCAGGTATGGGACTGGATTGTGATGTGGCGCTTATTACAGATGGAAGATTTTCTGGGGCGTCAAGAGGTGCTTCAATAGGTCATGTATCTCCAGAAGCAATGGAAGGCGGGCCTATAGCATTTATAAAAGAAGGAGACATTGTAGATATTAATATTCCAGCAGGTACTTTAAATATTGAAGTCTCAGAAGAAGAATTAAGTAAACGAAAAGCAAGCTGGATAGCACCTGAGCCAAAGATAAAATCGGGCTATCTAGGAAGATATGCAAGAATGGTTACATCTGCAAGTACAGGAGCAGTATTGAAGTAA
- a CDS encoding GldG family protein, whose protein sequence is MGKFKINKKSLKYGSNSILLVVIVLALAVIINLLVGLGDFRWDLTSSNLYSLSEDSKKILNAVKKEVTIYGLFDDGHIPAGSQYKELINLLDEYKDYGIKVTYVDPDKDPGTLTFLDKDKTKGIAKGDFVVKSGNKVKRLIASELYGENSMYGRVYKAEPLITGAIKFVTADSTPIAYFVEGHSEYSLTSNLTQLRADIENNNFEAKSLSLMTVEKIPDDCKLLIFASPKVDLSESEKIVLKTYLEAGGRAVFLFDPIESDKKMTNFEEILATYNVALNYDKVRDTTNCLPGDEYSLIAALTSNKINSSFNSYGEFQVLMPDSRSLSVLQVAKEWLTTTSLITTSYDAESVKITDQDAIEKGPFPLAIASEISGGSKILVFGNGTFLTDAALMSRYASYFSNGKVYFTSTLVNWLSDKTDETTISPKIVSTKSLSTTKSQAKIISIILIGVVPVIILVIGLVVWTRRRHL, encoded by the coding sequence GTGGGGAAATTTAAAATTAACAAGAAATCTCTTAAGTATGGTTCAAATTCCATATTATTAGTAGTTATCGTTTTAGCTTTGGCTGTAATAATTAACCTGCTTGTTGGTTTAGGTGATTTTAGATGGGATTTGACTTCATCAAATTTATATAGTCTTAGCGAAGATAGCAAAAAAATATTAAATGCAGTTAAAAAAGAAGTAACAATTTATGGTTTGTTTGATGATGGACATATACCAGCTGGATCACAATACAAAGAATTAATTAATCTTTTAGATGAATACAAAGATTACGGAATAAAGGTTACTTATGTTGATCCTGATAAGGATCCTGGAACACTTACATTTCTTGACAAGGATAAAACAAAAGGTATTGCAAAGGGAGATTTTGTTGTAAAGAGCGGCAACAAGGTTAAAAGACTTATTGCAAGTGAACTTTATGGCGAAAATTCAATGTACGGCAGAGTTTACAAAGCTGAACCTCTTATAACAGGTGCTATCAAGTTTGTAACTGCAGATTCTACTCCTATTGCTTATTTTGTTGAAGGACATAGTGAATATTCTCTTACATCAAATTTAACACAGCTACGAGCAGATATTGAAAACAATAATTTTGAGGCTAAATCACTTTCACTTATGACTGTAGAAAAAATCCCAGATGATTGTAAATTGCTAATATTTGCATCACCAAAGGTGGATTTATCTGAATCTGAAAAAATTGTATTGAAAACATATTTAGAAGCTGGTGGTAGGGCAGTTTTCCTATTTGACCCTATTGAATCAGATAAAAAGATGACTAATTTTGAAGAAATTCTCGCCACATACAATGTTGCTTTGAATTATGACAAGGTAAGAGATACTACTAATTGCTTACCAGGAGATGAATATTCACTTATAGCAGCATTAACATCAAATAAAATCAACTCTAGCTTCAATTCTTATGGTGAATTCCAGGTGCTTATGCCTGATTCAAGAAGCTTAAGTGTATTACAAGTAGCTAAGGAATGGCTTACTACTACATCTTTGATTACAACTAGTTATGATGCAGAATCAGTTAAAATTACAGATCAGGATGCTATCGAAAAAGGTCCTTTTCCTTTAGCTATTGCGTCTGAAATATCTGGTGGTAGTAAGATTTTAGTTTTTGGTAATGGAACATTTTTGACAGATGCTGCTTTAATGAGCCGATATGCGTCGTATTTTTCAAATGGTAAAGTATACTTTACAAGTACATTAGTTAACTGGTTGTCAGACAAAACAGATGAAACAACAATATCACCAAAAATTGTTTCAACAAAAAGCTTGTCAACTACTAAGAGCCAGGCAAAGATTATTTCCATTATATTAATTGGTGTTGTTCCAGTTATTATTTTGGTAATTGGATTGGTTGTTTGGACTAGAAGGAGGCACTTATAA
- a CDS encoding CvpA family protein: MNWTDIAVFAIIAAFMVYGLKNGFLYSVFRLISYVMSVIFAIKFYPIISNILQKTVLYENIKKAVIDGITKRQMGNSTVPNEDSAQAIIDGLKLPGFIKDSINEKVLGQDIFGFQKIIDAIGSEIAMLVVNILSVILIYLIIRFALIFIRVIIKTISKLPVFKQLDKTGGIVLGAIEGILVVYVLCAVLILFSAFPKFEPTIESIEDSKFANYFYQNNFIVSWISPEEELNLSSPDVAKSN; encoded by the coding sequence ATGAATTGGACAGATATTGCTGTTTTTGCTATAATAGCCGCATTTATGGTTTATGGCTTGAAAAACGGGTTTTTATATTCTGTATTTAGACTGATATCGTATGTAATGTCAGTTATTTTTGCTATTAAATTTTATCCTATAATATCTAATATTCTTCAAAAAACAGTTTTATATGAAAATATTAAAAAAGCTGTGATAGATGGTATTACAAAACGTCAGATGGGCAATTCTACTGTACCTAATGAAGACTCTGCGCAAGCAATAATTGATGGTCTAAAGCTTCCTGGTTTTATAAAGGACTCAATTAATGAAAAGGTCTTAGGGCAGGACATTTTTGGATTTCAAAAAATAATAGATGCTATTGGTTCAGAAATAGCTATGTTAGTAGTAAATATTTTAAGTGTTATATTGATTTATCTAATAATAAGATTTGCTTTAATTTTTATAAGAGTAATAATAAAAACCATATCAAAGTTGCCTGTGTTTAAACAGCTTGATAAAACTGGAGGAATTGTTTTAGGTGCAATTGAAGGAATTCTTGTGGTATATGTATTATGTGCCGTTCTTATTCTATTCAGTGCTTTTCCAAAATTTGAACCAACGATTGAAAGTATAGAAGATTCTAAATTCGCTAATTACTTCTATCAGAATAATTTTATTGTAAGTTGGATTTCTCCCGAGGAAGAACTTAATTTATCAAGTCCAGATGTGGCAAAAAGCAATTAA
- the nusG gene encoding transcription termination/antitermination protein NusG: protein MSEEESKWYVVHTYSGYENKVKANLEKIVENRNMQDYIIDIVVPMEEQIEIKDGKKKATLKKVFPGYVLVKMIMSDESWYIVRNTRGVTGFVGPGSKPVPLSDEEVKAMGVEEFAPEVDYEVYDNVRVISGPLENFIGIVEEINLEKRKVRVSVSMFGRETPVELELVQIQKI, encoded by the coding sequence ATGTCTGAAGAAGAGAGCAAGTGGTATGTAGTTCATACCTATTCGGGGTATGAAAATAAAGTAAAAGCAAATCTTGAGAAAATAGTTGAAAATAGGAATATGCAGGATTATATCATCGACATTGTTGTTCCTATGGAAGAACAGATTGAGATAAAAGACGGCAAAAAGAAGGCGACACTTAAAAAAGTGTTCCCTGGTTATGTGCTTGTCAAAATGATTATGTCAGATGAGTCTTGGTATATTGTCAGAAACACAAGAGGTGTCACAGGCTTTGTTGGACCTGGATCAAAACCGGTGCCTTTGTCAGATGAGGAAGTTAAGGCAATGGGTGTTGAAGAGTTTGCTCCAGAGGTTGATTATGAAGTTTATGATAACGTCAGGGTTATTTCTGGACCTTTGGAAAACTTTATCGGGATTGTTGAAGAAATCAATCTTGAAAAGAGAAAGGTTAGAGTTTCAGTTTCAATGTTTGGGAGAGAGACTCCTGTTGAGCTTGAACTTGTTCAGATTCAAAAGATTTAG